The genomic DNA CGGCGTCGCCGCGGAAAATCTGCTCGCCGAGGAATACCAGTACCGCACGCTCGTCTACTTCACGCTCCAGGACGATATAATCGAAGTTATGTCCACCGAGCCGTCGCGTTATAACGCGCTGACCATGGAGGGCAAGCTGTACGTGCAGTTCTCGATCGACGGCGGCAACTGGACGAGCTTCTATTTCACCTCCGCGGACGACGAGGGGAACGAGGCGCAGCGCGTCTGGAAAAAGCTGACCGTCACGCGCAAAAACAGCGTTTCCGTGCTCAACCTGATGCGCGAGCAGGAGCGCTCGCAGCTCCCCGACGACGTCTACTACTACGATCCCGAGCTGCCGCAGAACAGCACTCTGCTGAACGAGGAACACGAATTCCGCTTCCGCGTCCGCGTGGAGCTCGAATGGATAGACAAAAACGACCTTGTGACGAAGAGCGTCACGTCGCCGTGGTCGGCGGCGGTGACCGCCTCCACGAAGGTGACGGAGGATACGCTTCCGCAGACGCTTCGCTTGCCCGCGGTCGTGTCCGCCGAGCCGCTCGACGGCGCGAACGGCGCGGAGCTTTCCGTGACCGCGAAGCCGCCGGTGCAGGTGAAGCTCGTCGACCGCTTCCTCCGCGAAAACGGCAGCGCGGGAGTCGCCCTTCGCGCGCAGGTCTCGCTCAACGAGGGCGAATGGCTGGACGCGCCCGCCGCGGAGTCCGCGCCGGACAAGGCGCGCTTCACGCTTCCGGCGGAGCCGGAGTTCGCCTCCGCCGCTTCGGTCAAACGCAGCAACGTCCGCGTCCGCTTCAGCTACGCCGCCGAAGGCAGGGAGCTGAACTCCGAATGGACCGAAGCGACAGCGATAGGCGAGTATTCCGATCAGGGCAACAACCCGAAATTCGAGGCCCCGTCCTTCCTGATGAATACGTTTCTGGGACTGAAGGTCTGGATATGGATGCTCGCGGGGATCGCGATACTGCTCGCGGTAACGGCCGCGGCGCTCGTACGGGGGAGAAGATATTGATCATCATCGGCATAGATCCGGGGCTCGCAACCATCGGCTTCGGAGTCATAGACTACGCGGGCGGGCGCTTCAGAACGCTCGACTACGGCGTGCTGACCACGCCGGCGCATACTCCCGTGCCCGAGCGGCTGGAGCAAATCTTCGCGGACGCTTCCGCGCTTTTCGCGAAATACCGCCCCGACGCCATCTCGATGGAGGAGCTGTATTTCAGCAAAAACATCACCACCGGCATACCCGTCGCGGAGGCGAGGGGAGTTCTGCTCCTCGCGGCGCAGAAGACGGGGGTCGGCGTCTACGAATACAATCCCGCCGAGGTCAAGCAAGCGATCGTCGGCTACGGCAAGGCGGAGAAAAAGCAGGTAATGGAAATGACCCGTATGCTGCTGAATCTCAAGCAGATACCGCGTCCGGACGACGCCGCCGACGCGCTCGCCGTCGCGGTATGCCACGCGCACTGCTCCGGCTCGCTGAACGTCTACGAAATGAACCGCGGCGCCGCCCGCAGAAATATAAGATAACGGAGAAACGCTATGTATCATCATCTCAGAGGCATACTTGACAGCGCCGGCCCCGGCTGGGCGGTCGTCGACTGCGGCGGCGTAGGCTACTACGCCGGCGTGTCGAGCAACACCTACCGCAGTCTGCCCGCGCTCGGCGAAAAGGTGAAGCTGCTCACTCACTACGTCGTCCGCGAGGACGCCGCCGAGCTTTACGGCTTTTTGACTCAGGAGGAGCTGGACTGCTTCCGCAGCATGATCTCCGTCAGCGGCGTCGGGCCGAAGGCGGCGCTGGCGATACTTTCGGAGCTTACTCACGACCGCTTTGCGGCCGCGGTGTCGGCGGGGGACTACAAGCTGCTGACGCTCGCTAACGGCGTCGGGCCGAAGCTCGCCCAGCGCATCGTGCTCGAGCTGAAGGGCAAGCTCGGCGATATATCCGAGCTGGTGGGCGGCGACGTTCCGCAGGTGCGCGGCAACAAGGCGGAAGCGGCGCAGGCGCTCGAGGCGCTCGGTATGAAGCCGCGCGAAGCGGCGGCGGCGGTCGCCTCCCTCGACGGTGATATGACCGTCGAGCAGCTGATCGCGGCGGCGCTCGGCAAGCGCTGAACCGAAAGGAGAAGTTGATATGCAGATGGATTACGAAGATTTCGACGAGGGCCGCTTCGTCGCCCCCGAAGAAAATATATACGACAGAGACATAGAGAACACTCTACGTCCGCGCACGCTCGACGAGTACGTCGGGCAGGAGAAGGTGAAGGAAAACCTCCGCATCTTCATCGAAGCGGCGAAGAAGCGCGGCGAGCCGATCGACCACTGCCTGCTCTACGGGCCTCCCGGTCTCGGCAAAACCACCCTCGCCGGCGTCATCGCCAACGAGATGAATACGAATATCCGCGTCACGAGCGGCCCGGCGATCGAGAAGCCGGCGGACCTCGCGGCGCTGCTGACCAACCTCGGAGAAGGCGACGTGCTCTTCATCGACGAGATACACCGCCTTTCCACCGCGGTCGAAGAGGTGCTCTATCCCGCGATGGAGGATTTCGCCATCGACATCATCATCGGCAAGGGCCCGTCAGCGCGCTCGATACGTCTCGACCTGCGGCGCTTCACGCTGATAGGCGCGACGACCAAGCCCGGCTCGATCTCCAACCCGCTGCGCGACCGCTTCGGCGTGCTTTTCCGGCTTGAAATGTACTCCCTGCGGGAGCTTGCGGACATCGTCACGCGCAGCGCCGGCATCCTCGGCATCAACTGCGCGCCGGACGGCGCGATGCAGATCGCGAAATGCAGCCGCGGCACGCCCCGCGTCGCCAACCGCCTGCTCAAGCGCGTCCGCGACTACGCGGAGGTCATGGCGGACGGCGTCATCACCGCGGAGGCGACCGCGAAGGCGCTGGAGCTGATGGAGATCGACTCCCTCGGCCTCGACACCGTCGACCGCCGCATCCTCGGCGCGATAGCGAACACCTTCGGCGGCGGCCCCGTCGGAGTAGAAACGCTCGCCGCCGCGACGGGCGAGGAGTCCGCGAGCATAGAGGACGTCTACGAGCCGTATCTTATGCAGCTCGGCTTCATCAACCGCACGCCGCGCGGCAGGTGCCTGACGAAGGCGGCTTACGAATACCTCGGCATCCCCGTCAAGGAGGACGCGCAGATCAAATTCGACGTTTAAGAGACGTTAAGGAGAAACTATGAGGATTGCAAACGGCTGGCGCGATTACGAGCTGCTCGACGCTTCGGACGGCGAACGCCTGGAGCGCTGGGGCGACTTCTGCGTCGTGCGCCCCGACCCGCAGGTGATATGGACGACGGATAAAAAAGACCGCCGCTGGCGCGAGTTCGCCGGCCGCTACCACCGCTCCGAAACGGGCGGCGGACGCTGGGAGGACAGAGGCCTTCCGGCGCAGTCGCGTATCAGCTACGGCGGCTATAACTTCGTTATCAAGCCGATGGGCTTCAAGCATATGGGCATCTTTCCGGAGCAGGCGGTCAACTGGGACTACGCCGCGGCGAAGCTGAAAAAGCGTCCCGGCGCGCGCGTGCTCAACCTCTTCGCCTACACAGGCGGAGCGACCGTCGCCTGCCTCGCCGCCGGCGCGCAGGTCACGCACGTCGACGCGTCGAAGGGCATGATCGCGATGGCGAAGGAAAACGCCGCGCTCTCCGGCCTCGCGGACGCGCCCGTGCGCTGGATCGCGGACGACTGCCTCGCCTTCGTCCGCCGCGAACAGCGCCGCGGCAAGACCTACGACGCGATAATCTGCGATCCCCCGTCCTACGGCAGGGGAAGCGGCTCGCAGGTGTGGAAGCTTGAGGACGACCTTTACGTCTTCTGCGCCGAGTGCGCCAAGCTGCTCTCGGACGATCCCGTTTTCTTCATTCTGAATATGTATACCACCGCGCTCGCGCCGTCTGTCGGCGGGCAGATACTTTCCCTCACCGCGGGCAAGGGCGCGAACAGCCGCACGGCCAGCGACGAGATCGGGCTTCCGATAGTCAGCGGCGGGGCGCTTCCCTGCGGCAACACCACGATAACGGAGTTTTTGAAATAGCGAATGGACGAGTTTGTACGCTTTGAAAACGCCGGCTTCACCTACGGCAAGAGCGAAACGCCGGCGCTGAAAAATATAAATATGACCATCGAGAAGGGCGAATTCGTCGCGGTCCTCGGCCATAACGGCAGCGGCAAGTCCACGCTGGCGAAGCTCATCAACTGCATCCTTATCCCCACCGAGGGCAAGGTCTTCACCGCCGGCATGGATACCTCCGACGAGGCGAATACGTTTGAAATACGCCGCCGCGCCGGTATGGTCTTCCAGAACCCCGATAACCAGCTCGTCGCCACCGTCGTCGAGGACGACGTGGCGTTCGCGCCGGAGAACCTCGGGCTTCCGCGCGAGGAGATACGCCGCAGAGTAGACGATGCGCTGAACGCGGTCGGGATGTACGATCACCGCGAGTATACGCCCGCCAACCTTTCCGGCGGGCAGAAGCAGCGCGTCGCCATCGCCGGTGTGCTCGCCATGGAGCCGGAATGTCTGATAATGGACGAGGCGACCTCGATGCTCGATCCCGTCGGCAGGCGGGAGGTAACGGCGATAGCGCATCGGCTGAACGAGGAGCGCGGCATGACCGTCGTCTGCGTGACGCATCACATGAGCGAAGCGGTCTCCGCCGACCGCGTGATAGTTCTGAAGGAAGGCGGGATACTGCTCGACGGCGCGCCGCGGGAGGTCTTCTCGCAGCGCGAAAAGCTCGCGGAAAGCGGCCTGATACCGCCGCAGCCGTCGCAGCTCGCGGATCTGCTCCGCGGCGAAGGGTTCGACCTCCCCGCCGGAGTGCTCACAGCCGACGAGTGTATAGCCGCGATAAAAGCCCTTTTGAAAGGATAACCCGAATTGATAACCATTTCCACGGAAAACCTGACTCATACCTACTCGCCCGGCAGTCCGTTTGAAAAGACCGCCGTCAGCGGCGTGTCCTTCACGCTGAAAAGCGGCGACGTCATGGGCGTCATAGGCCACACCGGCAGCGGAAAATCCACGCTTATCCGCCACCTGAACGGACTTATGAAGCCGACGTCCGGCACGGTCAGGGCGGACGGCGAGGACATCTTCGCAAAGGGCTACGACCGCAGAAATCTGCGCCATCGCGTCGGCCTCGTTTTCCAGTATCCCGAATACCAGCTTTTCGACGAAACGGTCGAGAAGGATATCGCCTTCGGCCCGCGCAACATGGGCTGCGGCGATGAAGAAATAAAACGCCGCGTTGAGAAGGCGGCGGAGTTCGCCGGACTTACCGCGCGCGAGCTGAAGGCGTCGCCCTTCGAGCTTTCGGGCGGTCAGAAGCGCCGCGCCGCGCTCGCGGGCGTGCTCGCGATGGAGCCGGAGGCGCTGGTGCTCGACGAGCCCGCCGCGGGGCTCGATCCGATGTCGCGCCGCCGCATAATGCTCGACATACTCGCCTACGCGAAGGAGACGAACGCCGCGATCCTGCTCGTCAGTCACTCGATGGAGGATATCGCCGCCTATACCGCCACGGTCGCCGTCATGCGCGAGGGCAGATTCGTCATGCAGGGCGCGACGCGCGATATCTTCTCCCGCGTCGGCGAGCTCGCGGAGCACGGGCTTTCCGTGCCGCAGGTCACGCGCATCTGCTCCGAGACCGGCTGCGAAGGCACCGTCCTCACGGTCGAGGAGGGCGCGGAAGCGGTCAAAAAGCTGCTCGGGAGGGGTCCGTTATGAGAGACATAACCCTCGGCAGCTACTATCGCGCCGATTCCGTCATCCATAAGCTCGACGCGCGCGTGAAGATACTGCTCATGATAGTGCTGATGGCGGCGATCTTCACCGCGAACGGCACCGTTTCATACGCCGCGGTCTTCATTTTCAGCGCCGCGGTGATGCTGATGACGAAGGTGCCGCTGAAGCTGTATATGAAGAGCTTAAAGCCGCTGCTGATACTCGTCGTCTTCACCTCGCTGCTGAATATCTTTTACACTCCCGGCGTGATACCGCTTTTCGACTGGTGGATATTCCACCCGAAATTCGAGGGCGTTCTCTTCTCGCTGAAGATGATAGTTAGGATAGTAAGCTTGATAATCGTCAGCTCCGCGCTGATGTATACCACTACGCCGGTCGCGCTGACCGACGGGCTCGAATGGCTGATGAAGCCGCTGAAGCTCGTGCGATTCCCGGTGCACGAAACGGCGCTGATGATGACCCTCGCGCTCCGCTTCATCCCGACTCTGCTCGAAGAGGCGGATAAGATAATGAACGCGCAGAAGGCGAGGGGAGCGGACTTCGAGAGCGGAGGCCTCTTCCGCAGGGCGAAGGCGCTGATACCGGTGCTCGTGCCGCTGCTCGTTTCGGCGTTCCGGCGCGCTCCGGAGCTCGCCACGGCGATGGAGTGCCGCTGCTACCGCGGCGGCGAGGGCAGAACGAAGCTCCGCGTCATGAAGGCGGGATACCGCGACGCGCTTGCCGCGCTGATAGTCCTCGCGCTGCTCGGCGCGGTGATATTCGCAAGGGTGAAAGGAATTGACGTGCCCCCATGGAGCGAAATATTAAACTTGATATAACCTATATCGGCAGCGCCTACTGCGGCTGGCAGTCCCAGCGCAACGGCACGACGGTGCAGGAAACGCTCGCCGCCGCGATAGAGAAGCTGACCGGCGCGTATCCGAAGCTTCACGGCTGCGGCAGAACGGATTCCGGCGTCCACGCGAAAAACTACGTCTGCTCCTTCAGGACGCCGTCGAAGGCATCTGCCGAAACCTTCGTGCGCGGGCTGAACGCGCTGCTCCCGCGCGATATCGCGGTGAAGGCGGCTTCCGAAGCGGCGCCGGACTTCCACGCGCGTTTCAGCGTGACGGGCAAGCGGTACGAATACTGCATCCTCAATTCAAAAACCCGCGATCCGTTTTGGGATGGGCGCGCGCTCCACTACCCCTACCCGCTGGACGAAAAGCTGCTCGACAGAGCGGCGAAGGCGTACCTCGGCGAGCACGATTTCTCGGCGTTCTGTTCGGCGGGCGGCTCGGTCAAGGATAAAGTCAGAACGATAACGGAAGCGTCCGTGCGGCGCGAGGGCGACCTTGTCGTCTTCTCGGTCGCCGGCAGCGGATTCTTATACAACATGGTGCGGATAATGGTCGGCACACTGCTTGAGATCGCACAGGGCAAGATCGCGCCCGACGCGCTCCCGGGTATAATCGCCTCCGGCGACAGGAACGCCGCCGGCGCGACGGCGAAGCCGCAGGGGCTCTATTTAAGCGAAGTTTATTACGACTGAAAGCGGAGAGAGAATGAAACGCAAAACCGGAGAACGCGAACTGACGCGTGACGAAAAAATAAAGATACGCAGGCGCAAGCGCATATGGAAGACGGTCTTTTGGATAGCCGTCCTCGGCGTTGCCGCGTGGTTTTTCCTCTTCGGCAACGACGTCATCTCCTTCAAGGGAATAAAGAACTTCTTTATCGAGACCTTCACCTCGGGCAATGACGACAAGGTCGCCGCGCTGAACGGCACCTCCGTCGAAGACGTGAAGCTTATGGGCTCGGACGTGCTCGTCGTCAGCGATATCGGAGTTATGCTCATGAGCGGCAGCGGCAGGGAACTTCTGACCGCCCAGCACGGCTGTGCGCATCCCGCCGTCGCCGTTTGCGAAAACCGCATACTCATTTTCGACCGCGGGGGCATGCGCTGGGAGCTTTACTCGAAGGACGGGCTCATACGCTCCGGCTCCGCGCCGTACGGTATAATCGACGCAGCCGTCGCGTCTAACGGCAGCATGGCGCTCGTCACATCGTCCAAGAGTTACCACAACGAGCTGCATTACTACGACTCGGACGGCGAGGAAACATACGTCTGGTACTCCGCCGAAAACTACGTCTACAAGGTCGGCATGAAGTCGAACGGCAGGGCGCTTACCGCGCTCGGCATGAACTCCGACAGCGGAGAGACCGCGGTCACCGCGTTCCTCTTCGAGCCGCGCAGCAAGGCGGAGCCGGTCAAGGCGGCGCTCGGCGGTAATAATTTCTATTACGTGACATATAAAGGTAGTAACGTCACCGTCATCGGCGATTCGAACGCCGTTACGCTGAACGACGAGGGCGCCGTTGAATTCGATTACTCTTACGAGGGGATGGGGCTGCGCGGATATTCCTGCACCTCCGACCGCACGGTGCTCGCGCTCAGCAAATACGGCGTCGGCAGAGACTACGTCATAGTTTCGCTCGATGACGACGGCGAAGAAGCGGCGAAGGCGGACGTTTCCGTCGATTTCCGCTGCATTTCCGCCGGCAAGAGCGGAGTCGCGGTGCTCGGCTCGCACGAGGTAACGGTCTTCTCGAAGAAGCTGCAGCAGGAGGCGGTCGCGGAAACCTCCGCGGACGGCAGCTTCGCCTGTATTTCGGGCGACAACGTCTTCGTCTTCGGCGTCGGCAGCATATCGAAGGTCTCGATCTGACGAAAGGAGCGTCATATGAATATAGCGCTTGATATCATAGCGGTCGCCATAGTCGCCGCGTCCGTGCTTCTCGGCATAAAAAAGGGCTTTTTGAAGACGGTGCTCGCGCTCGCGGGAATGATCCTCGTCTTCTTCCTTGCGTATAAGCTCTCCGTCCCGCTGGGGAAGGTGATAGACGAAAAGATCGTCAATCCTTCGCTTCGCGGCACGGCGTCGAGCCGCATCGCCGACAAGATAGGCGTCGAGCTTCAGGAGGGCGACAAGGAAGCCCAGCTCGAGAGCTTCGAGGCCGAGATAGAGCAGAAAAACGATAGTGAGGAGGGGCTGACCGTCCTCGGCATCGGTAAGGAAAAGATAAAGCAGGCGGAGCAGGAGGCGTCCGGCAGCATTGTCAAAGGAATATTCTCGCTCGTCGATAAGCTTTCCGGCAGTGTTTCGCGTATTATCGCCGCGGTCGCGATAATCCTCGCGGGCGTGCTGATCCTCTTCGTGCTGAAGCTCGTCATACGGCCGCTTCTGAAGGCGGTGCACCTCGGCGGGTTCGAT from Clostridia bacterium includes the following:
- the ruvC gene encoding crossover junction endodeoxyribonuclease RuvC, which translates into the protein MIIIGIDPGLATIGFGVIDYAGGRFRTLDYGVLTTPAHTPVPERLEQIFADASALFAKYRPDAISMEELYFSKNITTGIPVAEARGVLLLAAQKTGVGVYEYNPAEVKQAIVGYGKAEKKQVMEMTRMLLNLKQIPRPDDAADALAVAVCHAHCSGSLNVYEMNRGAARRNIR
- the ruvA gene encoding Holliday junction branch migration protein RuvA; the encoded protein is MYHHLRGILDSAGPGWAVVDCGGVGYYAGVSSNTYRSLPALGEKVKLLTHYVVREDAAELYGFLTQEELDCFRSMISVSGVGPKAALAILSELTHDRFAAAVSAGDYKLLTLANGVGPKLAQRIVLELKGKLGDISELVGGDVPQVRGNKAEAAQALEALGMKPREAAAAVASLDGDMTVEQLIAAALGKR
- the ruvB gene encoding Holliday junction branch migration DNA helicase RuvB translates to MQMDYEDFDEGRFVAPEENIYDRDIENTLRPRTLDEYVGQEKVKENLRIFIEAAKKRGEPIDHCLLYGPPGLGKTTLAGVIANEMNTNIRVTSGPAIEKPADLAALLTNLGEGDVLFIDEIHRLSTAVEEVLYPAMEDFAIDIIIGKGPSARSIRLDLRRFTLIGATTKPGSISNPLRDRFGVLFRLEMYSLRELADIVTRSAGILGINCAPDGAMQIAKCSRGTPRVANRLLKRVRDYAEVMADGVITAEATAKALELMEIDSLGLDTVDRRILGAIANTFGGGPVGVETLAAATGEESASIEDVYEPYLMQLGFINRTPRGRCLTKAAYEYLGIPVKEDAQIKFDV
- a CDS encoding class I SAM-dependent methyltransferase, with product MRIANGWRDYELLDASDGERLERWGDFCVVRPDPQVIWTTDKKDRRWREFAGRYHRSETGGGRWEDRGLPAQSRISYGGYNFVIKPMGFKHMGIFPEQAVNWDYAAAKLKKRPGARVLNLFAYTGGATVACLAAGAQVTHVDASKGMIAMAKENAALSGLADAPVRWIADDCLAFVRREQRRGKTYDAIICDPPSYGRGSGSQVWKLEDDLYVFCAECAKLLSDDPVFFILNMYTTALAPSVGGQILSLTAGKGANSRTASDEIGLPIVSGGALPCGNTTITEFLK
- a CDS encoding energy-coupling factor transporter ATPase, which encodes MDEFVRFENAGFTYGKSETPALKNINMTIEKGEFVAVLGHNGSGKSTLAKLINCILIPTEGKVFTAGMDTSDEANTFEIRRRAGMVFQNPDNQLVATVVEDDVAFAPENLGLPREEIRRRVDDALNAVGMYDHREYTPANLSGGQKQRVAIAGVLAMEPECLIMDEATSMLDPVGRREVTAIAHRLNEERGMTVVCVTHHMSEAVSADRVIVLKEGGILLDGAPREVFSQREKLAESGLIPPQPSQLADLLRGEGFDLPAGVLTADECIAAIKALLKG
- a CDS encoding energy-coupling factor transporter ATPase, with the translated sequence MITISTENLTHTYSPGSPFEKTAVSGVSFTLKSGDVMGVIGHTGSGKSTLIRHLNGLMKPTSGTVRADGEDIFAKGYDRRNLRHRVGLVFQYPEYQLFDETVEKDIAFGPRNMGCGDEEIKRRVEKAAEFAGLTARELKASPFELSGGQKRRAALAGVLAMEPEALVLDEPAAGLDPMSRRRIMLDILAYAKETNAAILLVSHSMEDIAAYTATVAVMREGRFVMQGATRDIFSRVGELAEHGLSVPQVTRICSETGCEGTVLTVEEGAEAVKKLLGRGPL
- a CDS encoding energy-coupling factor transporter transmembrane protein EcfT, yielding MRDITLGSYYRADSVIHKLDARVKILLMIVLMAAIFTANGTVSYAAVFIFSAAVMLMTKVPLKLYMKSLKPLLILVVFTSLLNIFYTPGVIPLFDWWIFHPKFEGVLFSLKMIVRIVSLIIVSSALMYTTTPVALTDGLEWLMKPLKLVRFPVHETALMMTLALRFIPTLLEEADKIMNAQKARGADFESGGLFRRAKALIPVLVPLLVSAFRRAPELATAMECRCYRGGEGRTKLRVMKAGYRDALAALIVLALLGAVIFARVKGIDVPPWSEILNLI
- the truA gene encoding tRNA pseudouridine(38-40) synthase TruA is translated as MERNIKLDITYIGSAYCGWQSQRNGTTVQETLAAAIEKLTGAYPKLHGCGRTDSGVHAKNYVCSFRTPSKASAETFVRGLNALLPRDIAVKAASEAAPDFHARFSVTGKRYEYCILNSKTRDPFWDGRALHYPYPLDEKLLDRAAKAYLGEHDFSAFCSAGGSVKDKVRTITEASVRREGDLVVFSVAGSGFLYNMVRIMVGTLLEIAQGKIAPDALPGIIASGDRNAAGATAKPQGLYLSEVYYD
- a CDS encoding CvpA family protein is translated as MNIALDIIAVAIVAASVLLGIKKGFLKTVLALAGMILVFFLAYKLSVPLGKVIDEKIVNPSLRGTASSRIADKIGVELQEGDKEAQLESFEAEIEQKNDSEEGLTVLGIGKEKIKQAEQEASGSIVKGIFSLVDKLSGSVSRIIAAVAIILAGVLILFVLKLVIRPLLKAVHLGGFDSALGGVLGGARGVLIVLLLAFVLRLALPAISNTISRETIDKTLVFKYAYSLVDGE